The following proteins come from a genomic window of Rhodohalobacter sp. 614A:
- the ppk1 gene encoding polyphosphate kinase 1 — translation MSKSSYSPDTNEFKPVNLQKLKKKKSKSNPLKNEILSQKGLQKDLTPSELKIFGSDYFLNYEVNWLKFNWRVLEVALNEELPLLERVKFIGIVCSNLDEFFQKRVGGLKRQLHAGVSELTVDGKTPDEQLHAIRRVVKKMIKQYRSCYLDDLLPKLKKNGIQIKEYSELDSSLQQKADEYFEKQIYPIITPLAVDEAHPFPFISNKSRSLAIKLRNKANDELLFARIKIPANRPRWIQLEHTEDRVILLSVKDLIVEKIGRFFPGVEVLSANVFRVTRNADLERNEEEADDLLEMIEEELRERRFAEVVRLEIDKNMPIDVKKYLFSHLNVHQNEVFEMEGPIGLADAMQLYNIEGFQHLKIEQWVPTLHPVFRHPIDEETPSVFQVIKKGDFIVHHPYHSFESSTQRFVEEAARDPKVLAIKQTLYRTSSDSPLMHALIRAAEADKQVAILIELKARFDEERNISWAQRLEKAGVHVSYGIAGLKIHTKLTIVVREEEDGLRRYVHIGTGNYHPDTAQLYEDLGYFTCRDDIASDVSDVFNLLTGYAPDQTFKKTFVAPKHLRNNIMALIQAEIDEAKQGREARIIAKMNSLEDPLIIQKLYEASQAGVKIDMIVRGVCRLIPQKKGLSDNIHVHSIIGRFLEHSRCYYFHHGGDDLYFTGSADWMHRNLDARVEVLAPIEHPLLKKYLQFMLNIYLRDNQQRWIMKSNGSYRKVERKKGEKKLGTHDFLMTHTKSYSEPIPRSHRGEK, via the coding sequence CCGGACACGAATGAGTTCAAACCGGTGAACTTGCAAAAATTAAAGAAAAAGAAATCCAAATCGAATCCATTGAAAAACGAGATTCTTTCACAAAAAGGGTTGCAAAAAGACCTGACACCAAGCGAACTGAAAATTTTCGGCAGTGACTACTTTCTGAATTATGAGGTTAACTGGCTGAAGTTTAACTGGCGGGTTCTGGAAGTGGCTCTGAATGAGGAATTACCTCTTCTTGAAAGGGTAAAATTTATCGGGATTGTTTGCTCCAATCTTGATGAGTTTTTCCAAAAACGCGTAGGCGGTTTAAAGAGACAACTTCATGCGGGTGTATCCGAATTAACGGTTGACGGCAAAACTCCGGACGAACAACTCCATGCCATCCGAAGGGTTGTGAAAAAAATGATTAAGCAGTACCGAAGTTGTTACCTGGACGATCTGCTACCGAAGCTGAAAAAGAACGGCATCCAGATAAAGGAATACTCCGAACTGGATTCATCCCTTCAGCAAAAAGCGGATGAATATTTTGAGAAGCAAATCTATCCGATCATCACGCCACTGGCTGTGGACGAAGCGCATCCTTTCCCGTTTATCTCAAACAAAAGCCGGTCTCTGGCTATCAAGCTTCGAAATAAGGCAAATGATGAACTTCTTTTTGCACGAATTAAAATCCCGGCCAATCGCCCCCGATGGATTCAACTTGAGCACACGGAAGATCGGGTAATTTTACTTTCTGTAAAGGATCTGATTGTTGAAAAAATCGGACGTTTTTTTCCGGGCGTGGAGGTACTTTCTGCAAATGTTTTTCGGGTAACAAGAAATGCCGATCTCGAACGCAATGAGGAAGAAGCTGATGACCTCCTTGAAATGATTGAAGAAGAACTTCGCGAACGCAGGTTTGCTGAAGTTGTGCGCCTGGAAATCGACAAGAATATGCCGATTGATGTCAAGAAATATCTCTTCAGCCACCTCAATGTTCACCAAAATGAAGTGTTTGAAATGGAAGGGCCGATCGGGCTCGCAGACGCAATGCAGCTGTATAATATTGAGGGATTCCAGCACTTGAAGATTGAACAGTGGGTGCCCACGCTTCATCCTGTCTTCCGGCATCCTATTGATGAAGAAACCCCGAGCGTTTTCCAGGTCATTAAAAAAGGCGATTTCATTGTTCACCATCCTTATCATAGTTTTGAATCGTCTACCCAGCGTTTTGTAGAAGAAGCGGCGCGTGATCCAAAAGTTCTGGCCATCAAGCAAACCCTCTACAGAACTTCCAGCGATTCGCCTTTAATGCATGCATTGATTCGTGCGGCCGAAGCGGATAAACAGGTCGCCATTTTGATTGAACTAAAAGCCCGGTTTGATGAAGAGCGAAATATAAGCTGGGCACAGCGTCTTGAAAAAGCAGGAGTTCACGTTTCGTACGGAATTGCCGGTTTAAAAATTCATACCAAACTGACGATTGTTGTCCGCGAGGAAGAAGACGGGCTTCGCCGTTATGTGCACATCGGAACAGGGAATTATCACCCGGATACGGCTCAACTCTATGAAGACCTTGGATACTTTACCTGTCGCGACGATATTGCGTCCGATGTTTCCGATGTTTTTAATCTTCTAACCGGCTACGCTCCTGATCAGACTTTCAAAAAAACATTTGTTGCCCCCAAGCATTTGAGGAATAACATCATGGCTTTAATCCAGGCCGAAATTGATGAAGCCAAGCAAGGACGGGAAGCCCGCATTATTGCCAAAATGAACAGCTTGGAAGACCCACTGATTATTCAGAAACTGTATGAAGCATCCCAAGCCGGTGTTAAAATCGATATGATTGTAAGAGGTGTTTGCCGGCTTATTCCTCAGAAAAAAGGCTTGAGTGATAACATCCACGTCCACTCCATTATTGGCCGGTTCCTTGAACATTCACGCTGTTACTATTTCCACCACGGTGGGGACGACCTTTACTTTACAGGTTCGGCCGACTGGATGCATCGTAACCTTGATGCCCGGGTTGAAGTATTGGCGCCCATCGAACACCCGCTTCTGAAAAAATACCTTCAGTTTATGCTGAATATTTACCTGCGGGATAACCAGCAACGATGGATCATGAAATCGAACGGGAGCTATCGTAAAGTGGAGCGC